From Spirosoma aerolatum, one genomic window encodes:
- a CDS encoding sulfite exporter TauE/SafE family protein, with the protein MKRLPTAYLLFFALVMPIWLVYMVTQNGFSFYNDHWAAPITMFFGSFVAGATSEGGGAVAFPVFTLLLKLPPPVARNFSFAIQSIGMTSASLLIISLKIPVDWRAIRTVAIGGIPGLLFGAFFIVPLISGPMTKIFFVSLWLSFAFALYLANRKTDRVTTKGLGPLKAVDLARILVFAFIGGIITAIFGDGINIFTFCLFTLYYSTSEKIATPTSIIIMTIHTIIGFLLHVFVLQDFQPMTFQYWMCAIPVAILMAPLGAYIINFLTREAIAKFLYITTVVQYIGALIALRPPTVVVLISFGTVVGGFLFFWWLSTLRSEQSAKPSSYASLNS; encoded by the coding sequence ATGAAACGGTTACCCACCGCATACTTGCTCTTTTTTGCTCTTGTGATGCCGATCTGGCTGGTTTACATGGTTACGCAAAACGGTTTTTCGTTTTATAACGACCATTGGGCCGCGCCCATAACTATGTTTTTTGGATCATTTGTCGCCGGAGCCACATCGGAAGGGGGAGGAGCGGTTGCCTTCCCGGTGTTTACGCTGCTGCTCAAACTACCCCCGCCCGTAGCCCGCAACTTTTCATTTGCCATACAGAGTATTGGGATGACATCTGCCAGTCTGTTGATTATCAGCCTGAAAATTCCGGTCGACTGGCGGGCTATTCGTACGGTAGCCATTGGCGGTATTCCAGGGCTGTTGTTTGGCGCTTTCTTCATTGTACCGCTGATTAGCGGCCCAATGACAAAGATTTTCTTTGTGTCGCTATGGCTAAGCTTTGCGTTTGCCCTGTATCTGGCGAACCGCAAAACGGATCGAGTCACGACCAAGGGATTAGGCCCGTTGAAGGCAGTCGATCTAGCTCGCATTCTGGTATTTGCGTTCATTGGCGGTATCATCACGGCCATTTTTGGTGATGGGATCAATATTTTCACCTTTTGCCTGTTTACCCTCTACTATTCAACCAGTGAGAAAATCGCTACCCCTACGTCCATCATAATCATGACCATCCATACCATCATTGGCTTTTTGCTGCATGTGTTCGTATTGCAGGATTTTCAGCCGATGACTTTTCAGTATTGGATGTGTGCGATTCCGGTAGCGATTCTAATGGCACCGCTGGGTGCCTACATTATTAATTTTCTGACGCGGGAAGCCATCGCTAAATTCCTGTACATCACCACTGTGGTTCAATATATCGGTGCATTGATCGCCCTACGTCCTCCAACGGTTGTGGTGTTGATCAGCTTCGGTACGGTTGTAGGTGGGTTTTTGTTTTTCTGGTGGCTGTCAACGCTTCGGTCTGAGCAGTCGGCTAAACCCTCGTCTTATGCCTCGTTGAATTCCTAA
- a CDS encoding RNA polymerase sigma-70 factor: MPPTEQDVITAIRSGSERDFEAVFRQHYASLCRYARQLLPDPDEAEEEVQAMFLAIWEKREGLLISVSLKSYLYRSVHNRCLNRLKHAAVRDEHRDYIHHIGEETAESPAQRVIGEELAHQIQRAIQKLPEQCRLVFTLSRYEELRYGEIAEQLGISIKTVENQIGKALRILRAELSEYLPVVLALGINNGQWILNPGSELSEADMVSLLTIFHSSLSTLHFI, from the coding sequence GTGCCACCAACCGAGCAGGATGTCATTACGGCTATCCGGTCGGGTAGCGAACGCGACTTTGAGGCTGTTTTCAGGCAGCATTATGCGTCGCTGTGCCGATATGCCCGTCAGTTACTCCCCGATCCTGACGAAGCTGAAGAGGAAGTACAGGCCATGTTTCTGGCTATTTGGGAAAAACGCGAAGGACTACTCATTTCCGTATCGCTCAAATCGTACCTGTATCGATCGGTTCATAATCGTTGCCTGAATCGACTCAAGCATGCAGCCGTTCGTGATGAGCACCGGGACTATATCCATCATATCGGTGAAGAGACGGCTGAATCGCCTGCTCAGCGGGTAATTGGTGAGGAATTGGCCCACCAGATTCAACGGGCAATTCAGAAATTACCCGAACAATGCCGACTTGTGTTCACCCTAAGTCGGTACGAAGAGCTTCGGTATGGGGAAATTGCAGAGCAATTAGGCATATCAATTAAAACCGTTGAGAATCAGATTGGCAAAGCCCTGCGTATCTTACGGGCTGAATTGAGTGAGTATTTGCCCGTCGTTCTGGCGCTTGGAATAAATAATGGACAGTGGATACTGAATCCTGGTAGCGAGTTGAGCGAAGCGGATATGGTATCCTTACTAACCATTTTTCATTCTTCATTGTCCACTCTTCATTTTATCTAA
- a CDS encoding TonB-dependent receptor, with product MQLRSPFTLLAVFLFSFSLQAQSLTQTIRGTVVDQSLQTPLPGASVVIINSSPVKGASTDATGQFQLAHVPVGRQSLQISVVGYKVATLQNIVVDAGKELVLSISLEEAVSQLGEITVKPSTEKDKPINEMATVSARTFSVEETQKFAAAVNDPARMATAYAGVVGADDGGNYIIIRGNTPNGLLWRMEGVEIPNPNHFSNLGTAGGGISILSAQLLANSDFLTGAFPAEYGNALSGVFDLRLRRGNTTKREYTLQAGLLGMDLAAEGPIAKGYNGSFLVNYRYSTLGLLSKLGVNIGTDDRVFQDLSFNVYLPTRTAGTFTLFGFGGLSSSKINAPADSSKWTNDYDRYNEDFRSNTGAAGITHTLPIGRKALLKTVFLVSGYENSFRNSLLEPANGYAASDRNDAAYTIQKRILSSALTYKLNAQHTFRAGLIGTQLFYDLYQKSWEAEQRQLLTRVQVNDQTQTLQAFGQWNYRISEQLTVNAGMHYLRLVLNGSSALEPRGSIRWAFSPDQSVSLGYGLHSQIQNPATYFMRPADSSENPTGASNRTLGFTRSHQYVLAYDRRLTSRNTDSPLRLKLETYYQHLFNIPVSATERNAFAIINRFDGFTDQLLTNTGHGRNYGLELTLEQFLLKAASGNTYYFLLSSSLYNSEYQGSDGVWRSTRWNGRFAQSLLAGKEWVSGSNVFGLNLKLSYYGGYRDTPIDLAESKRLGETVYVDNQAFTEQLPAYFRPDLRLSWKKNRLHSTRTLSLDIQNAVNRQNIYGRYYDPASGTLKISYGSGLIPILSYRVVF from the coding sequence ATGCAACTCCGCTCACCCTTCACGCTTTTAGCCGTTTTTCTGTTTTCGTTTTCTCTCCAGGCTCAATCATTAACACAGACCATTCGAGGTACGGTCGTTGACCAAAGTCTGCAAACACCCCTGCCGGGTGCTTCGGTAGTTATCATCAATTCGTCGCCCGTTAAAGGAGCTAGTACCGATGCTACGGGTCAATTTCAACTTGCGCACGTTCCGGTTGGTCGTCAGAGCCTGCAAATCAGTGTTGTTGGCTATAAGGTGGCGACCCTTCAAAACATTGTCGTCGATGCCGGGAAAGAACTGGTTCTGAGCATTTCCCTCGAAGAAGCGGTTAGCCAACTGGGTGAAATAACTGTCAAACCAAGCACTGAAAAAGACAAACCGATCAACGAAATGGCTACGGTGTCGGCCCGAACGTTTTCGGTGGAAGAAACGCAGAAATTTGCGGCTGCTGTCAACGACCCGGCCCGTATGGCAACGGCCTATGCGGGTGTGGTCGGCGCCGACGATGGAGGTAATTACATCATTATCCGGGGTAACACGCCCAACGGACTACTGTGGCGCATGGAAGGTGTCGAGATACCAAACCCGAACCATTTTTCCAACCTGGGTACGGCAGGAGGAGGCATTTCTATCCTCAGCGCCCAATTGCTGGCAAACTCGGATTTTCTGACCGGGGCTTTTCCGGCCGAATACGGTAATGCACTTTCGGGGGTATTTGATCTGCGCTTACGCCGGGGGAATACGACCAAACGTGAATACACCTTACAAGCCGGCCTATTGGGCATGGACCTAGCTGCTGAAGGGCCCATAGCGAAAGGTTACAACGGTTCGTTTCTGGTCAACTACCGCTACTCCACCCTCGGTTTACTATCCAAACTGGGCGTTAACATCGGTACAGACGATCGTGTATTTCAGGATTTATCGTTCAATGTCTATCTGCCAACCCGAACGGCTGGAACATTTACCCTGTTCGGTTTTGGCGGATTGAGTAGCAGCAAAATCAACGCCCCTGCCGATTCCTCAAAGTGGACGAATGACTACGATCGTTATAACGAAGATTTTCGATCCAATACAGGTGCGGCTGGGATTACGCATACGCTGCCCATCGGGCGAAAGGCACTGCTAAAAACCGTTTTCCTAGTGTCTGGTTATGAAAACAGTTTCCGAAACTCGCTTCTGGAACCAGCCAACGGTTATGCCGCTTCGGACCGGAACGATGCCGCCTACACCATTCAAAAGCGGATTCTCTCGTCAGCGCTGACCTATAAGCTCAACGCTCAACACACGTTTCGGGCTGGCCTGATTGGTACCCAACTGTTCTATGACCTGTACCAAAAATCCTGGGAAGCCGAACAACGTCAATTACTGACACGGGTGCAGGTCAATGATCAGACGCAGACGTTACAGGCGTTTGGTCAGTGGAACTACCGAATTTCGGAACAACTAACGGTCAATGCCGGCATGCATTATCTCCGGCTGGTTCTAAACGGCTCATCGGCCCTGGAACCACGGGGTTCGATCCGCTGGGCCTTTTCACCCGATCAATCCGTTAGTCTGGGCTACGGCCTGCACAGCCAGATTCAGAACCCAGCCACTTATTTTATGCGTCCAGCCGATTCTTCGGAAAATCCGACCGGAGCCTCCAACCGGACGCTGGGCTTTACCCGCTCACATCAGTACGTACTGGCGTATGACCGACGGCTGACCAGTCGGAATACGGACTCACCACTACGACTGAAACTGGAAACGTATTACCAGCATCTATTCAACATTCCGGTTAGTGCTACCGAAAGAAATGCGTTTGCTATCATCAATCGTTTTGATGGATTTACGGACCAACTATTGACCAACACCGGCCACGGTCGAAACTATGGTCTGGAACTGACACTGGAGCAATTCTTACTCAAAGCGGCTTCGGGCAACACTTATTATTTCCTGCTATCGTCATCGCTGTATAACTCGGAATACCAGGGTTCGGATGGTGTATGGCGCAGCACGCGTTGGAATGGTCGTTTTGCACAAAGCCTGCTGGCAGGAAAGGAATGGGTATCGGGCTCCAATGTCTTTGGGCTGAATCTAAAACTCAGCTACTATGGCGGCTACCGCGACACTCCTATCGATCTGGCAGAATCGAAACGGCTCGGCGAAACGGTTTACGTCGACAATCAGGCCTTTACCGAACAGCTACCCGCTTATTTTCGGCCCGACCTTCGGCTAAGCTGGAAGAAGAACCGCCTTCATTCGACACGCACCCTTTCACTCGACATACAGAATGCCGTAAACCGGCAGAACATCTACGGACGCTATTATGACCCAGCTAGTGGCACACTTAAAATCAGCTATGGCAGTGGCCTGATCCCTATTCTTAGCTATCGGGTCGTGTTTTGA
- a CDS encoding HPP family protein, which translates to MQTAIRWALYILGIEILFLVALAVHHFSLVPPLAASCILLAANPKGVFAQPRTVLVAYILVGHLGLFQYVFFGNNLFGLMAMTILAVSLMAAVSSIHPPAIAMLFLLARAAHPFQEYLFMVLFVVAMVGFHYAAQWWLSQLYPSAQANPRGVTESKLTAYSTYLATAENQ; encoded by the coding sequence ATGCAAACCGCTATTCGTTGGGCGTTATACATTCTGGGGATTGAAATTCTGTTTCTGGTCGCCCTAGCGGTGCACCATTTCTCATTGGTTCCCCCGCTGGCGGCTAGTTGTATACTGTTGGCAGCCAATCCCAAGGGCGTTTTTGCACAGCCTCGTACGGTTTTGGTTGCTTATATACTGGTGGGGCATCTGGGTTTGTTCCAGTACGTATTTTTTGGAAATAATCTATTCGGATTGATGGCCATGACTATACTGGCTGTTAGCCTGATGGCTGCCGTTTCGTCGATTCATCCACCTGCCATAGCTATGTTATTTCTACTGGCTAGAGCCGCCCATCCATTTCAGGAGTATTTATTCATGGTTTTGTTTGTAGTGGCGATGGTCGGGTTTCACTATGCCGCTCAGTGGTGGCTGAGTCAACTGTATCCATCTGCTCAGGCTAATCCAAGGGGCGTAACCGAATCGAAGCTTACTGCCTATTCAACCTACCTGGCCACCGCCGAAAATCAATGA